From the Armatimonas rosea genome, the window TAGCAGTGGCACGAGAAGTAACAAAGCGAGATAAGTATCTTAATGAGGCACGTATAGCTGCCAACACTGCCCTGGGGTACGAGAAGCTGCCGCTGGCCTACTTCACCTTAGGAAGGATTCTTGTCGCCTCGGGGGATAAGAGTGATGCTACCATCGCATTCCAACAAGTTATCGCAAGCCGAGATTCTGACCTCACTCCCCATGCCCTAGAAGCCATCCGAAAAATTGGCACTTCGTCTAGACTGAGCAAGCCTAAGATAATCAAATTTTTGAAGTTTCTTGCAGTGACGATTCTAGTCAATATCGTTCCCATAAATCAATTTATGTCGAACATGGGTATGATTCTCGCAATTATCGCCGTTATTTGGATTATCACCATTATCTGGTCAGCACTCACCAATTTTTTCAACTGATCGTCGATGTGCACATCACTGCGGTTACAGAAGCGTTCGTAGACTCGTTTGGCCGACTACCTGCCACTGTGGATCATGCAAGCCAGTCTGGTTCAGAGCTGGCACCGTTATCAGCCAGAACTTTCCCGCAAGCCGTTCATCACCCGCGAGCTCGGCGATCAGGGCAGCTAGACGCTCTCGCCGTGCATCGTCAGGACACAGCACCAAAACACGGGCATTTTTGTAGCCCGTATGCTCCAGCAGCTTATCGGAGCTGAACAGAGCATGGTAGCGGGTGAGCTTCTCCGCCCAGCGCGTCTTGCCACGCTCTGTTCCTCGATCCACCTCCACCAGGCCAACCAGCACCAGAGGGCGCTCCTTCTGGGTGATCTCGAAGACAAACCAGGCATCAGGCTTGAGGGTAAGCTTTTCACCAAGTTCAAGAGCTGCCCCCGTCCCATCCTCCCAACGAAGTGTCTTGCCCACCTCTTGCGAGGCCATCCCCTCCAGCCAGACACGCACATCGCGCACAAGAAGCTCATGGCGCAGGAAGAGACCGTTCTTCGGGCTATAGGTTGGATAGCCATGCCCGAGATAGCGGCTGTCCACAATCCCCAGTTCGACCAAAGCTCGTACCGCCGCAGTGGTTGGCACGTACAGGTTAGGTGCACTGCCATAGAGAAGGGTCTCGTCCGCGGGGGCATCCTCTGGCGCAAGCGCCGCTCGTGAGACGGCTACAACCTCAACAAGTCCCGCATCGAAGAGCTGGCGCATCTGCCTGCGCGTCCCCTTTGGGGAGAGTTGGCCAAGGGAAATAAGCTGAGGGAGCGAGAGCACTCGACACTCGACCAGAAATCTCAGGAGCTTACGCTTGATCGGGGTAAGGGCGACCAGCGGTTTTGCCGTTGGGCAGCGGCGATACCTTGATGTGCGCGATACAGGGGTATTAGGCGAGGCTTCCATCGCTGTCCACCTCCAAGCTTTCTGGCAGTGCTAGAGCCGTCTTTCCAGAGTCCACCCTAGTGGGGCTCCTATAGGCTATGGGGCGAGCCGCTTGACCTGATCTACCAGAGCGAGACTTCTTGTCGTCTTCTTGTAGCTCCAGTATCTCAGCGCCGATCTCTTCAAGCCGGGCAACCTCACTGCGCCGAGCCTCGTAGACCCTCTCCAAGTCAGGAAGTGTCTGACCACTGGAAACCATCGCCCCACTCAGAAATCGCTCAAATCCTGGAGAAGCTATTGGATCTGGGACATCTACCACCTTAGTCATCACCGGAGCATCTGGGGCAAGTACAACCACGGCGCGAGCGGTCGGTAAGTCCATTAACCGACGTGTCCAACGATCTCGCCGCTCGCTCTCTGTGACACGAGTCACTACAGACAGCTTGGATTTAGGGAAGAAAACAGCAAGCCGCACGGGTGCAAACCCAGACACACGGTATTGATCGGGTGGAAGCTGGGAAATGTACTGTCGCAGTTCTACAGGCTCGCCCGTATCCGGAGCGTGAACATAGAGGCGCTGAATCCTTGACATTCGAGCCAGCTCCAGGAGCCGCTCTATCGGGTCAAACTCCCACCACTCGGGTTGCTGCATCCAAGACCTGGTAGTGTCTTCCCAGCCATTGGGCAGCCTGTCCCAAGGCATCACAATATCAATGTCACTCTCAAGTTCCGTTACGCATCGTCCCAAAAGGAAATCCTTCCATGCGTTGCTCGACAGACGCAGCTCGTTACCCCATCCATCCAAGATGGGATGCTCAACCGAAACCCAAGCCCCTGTTAGCTCGCCCGTTTTTGAATCCTTTTTCAGCAGGCTTGTTGCCTCAACCGTCGCAATCTCGCTGCCTGTTCCAGCGGCAAGTGAGGCTGCGATCACACGCGCATCTTCGTAGCCAAGACGGAAAAAGGCTCGAACCGATGTAATGGCAAGCAGCGACTCGCGAAGCTCATCAGAGAGCTGGGCGAGGTGCTGACAGGCCACTAGCATTCGGAGCTTTCGTGATCGAGCAATGGCCAGAATCTCGCATACGGCACGTCCGATGAACTGCCCCGACACTCCCATCTCATCCAGTGAAAGACATACGGGCACAGAACCTTCGACACGCATCGCCGTTCTGTAGAGCTGCCAAGCAAGCATCCCACCGAGCAAACGCGCCCCCTCATCCCCGAGTGTTGTACGATCCAGGTTCACCAGTACCAAGCGCTGCTTTTGCCAGAGCGATGCCAGATCGAGAGTGTTCTTTTGAGCGCATAAAAGGGAACGTAGAAAGCCCGAGCGCAGAAACTCACGGAGCTTATTCATCACCGGAGCGACCGCTGAAGTACGCTCTGACTTCCCCCAGTTTGCAAACTCCGATGTGAAAAACTCATAGGCTTCTTGATAGGCGATAGGGTCTGGCTGCTCGACTTCCTGGGCGAGCAGCCCCTCACGATACTCATCTCGTTGAAGGAAACGAGCCAGCTCAAGGATGGATAAGCGGTGGGTCGCGATGATCAGAAGAGCGTTGGTCAAGAGATCCTGCATACGTGGTCCCCATGACGATGCGCTCTGAGCAAGTACCGAAACAAAGTCCCCTGCCGCCTGTCCTGGGGGCGTTCCTGTCTGCTTATAGTCCAATGGGTTCCAGCCGGGAACACCGCCAAGATCAGCGTTACCAGGCAGGAGCATCGTGACTTGATCCGAGGTGATACCTGCCTTCTGCGCCATGAGGAGCACGTGCGTTATCGTCTCAAGCTTGGGATCCATCATGACCACAGAGCAGCCTGCTTTCAGCTGCTCAAAGAGTAGCTGCATAGCCAGCCGAGTCTTTCCACTGCCGGTTGCACCACAGACCACAGCATGACGAGCAAGCTGGTCATGACTCGCCGCGACAGTCGAAATTTTGTCGTCACGACCTGAGCGATGGGGCATTGGCAGCTCAAGTTTTTCACACGCATGGGCGCGGAACCATGGCTGATTGACGTGCGGAATCAGCTCGGGGTCGTCGGAAACGACGCGGAATCGCGTAGCGGACTGCTGGGCATCGTGGAATATTCGGGTGCCGATACGAACCATAAAATTTCAGTTTCGGGTGATGAATCTGCGCCTTTGGGGTCTGCCACTACTGGCGAGCTGGATTTGAAAAGACGAGACACGATGAACATGAGGACAATTAGAGTCCGAGAGTTAAGAGCTGTGAGGAAAGGAGAAGACAGTTACAAGCCCAAAAAGGCACCTTTCCCTCTATGAGGTGCCCCTTCAAAGGGGTTATTAACTAACCCCTCGATAGGACACCCCATAACCCACCTGATAGGACACTAGGACATCGTCCGACGCAGGGCTCGAATCCGTGTCTCAACCTCATCCGCAACGTATTTGGGAAGCCGCTGATGGAGCTCAGCAAGGTAAGCTCTCAAGTCTTCTTCACCGGCAACTCCGGAAGGGATGCTCGTCACTGCACGAAGCGCGAGGGACTCAATCTGTTGATCCGTAATGTGCATGGTCAGGGGCGGGTCGCCTGGTCTTGGTGGAAACGGTCGAGGTACGCCATCATCTTTTCCGATCCCCAGGCTGTCCATATCTGCCTGTAGGCGAACCGTGCGCGCTTGGACAACAGCCGTGCGTCCAATCTCGCCGTCTCGCTCGCCTGTGAAGACCGTGCTGCGCAGATGGATCTGAGCCTCTGCGGTCTGGCGCTGCTCCAGAAGGATTTCCCGTTGTGCCCTGAGCTTACGGATAGCAGGCTCTTTCATTCGCTCTTCAAGCCATGCTTCCCACTTGAGACGAACCACGCCGAAAAGCCCACTCTTTCGCGCCGCTCGCATCTCTTGCTCCAGGCGCTCAATCCCGCCATCGAGATCAAAGGATTCATGTTGCTCAATCACCCTGCCTTGTGGCCGTAGTGTCGGGGCAACGA encodes:
- a CDS encoding type IV secretory system conjugative DNA transfer family protein, producing the protein MVRIGTRIFHDAQQSATRFRVVSDDPELIPHVNQPWFRAHACEKLELPMPHRSGRDDKISTVAASHDQLARHAVVCGATGSGKTRLAMQLLFEQLKAGCSVVMMDPKLETITHVLLMAQKAGITSDQVTMLLPGNADLGGVPGWNPLDYKQTGTPPGQAAGDFVSVLAQSASSWGPRMQDLLTNALLIIATHRLSILELARFLQRDEYREGLLAQEVEQPDPIAYQEAYEFFTSEFANWGKSERTSAVAPVMNKLREFLRSGFLRSLLCAQKNTLDLASLWQKQRLVLVNLDRTTLGDEGARLLGGMLAWQLYRTAMRVEGSVPVCLSLDEMGVSGQFIGRAVCEILAIARSRKLRMLVACQHLAQLSDELRESLLAITSVRAFFRLGYEDARVIAASLAAGTGSEIATVEATSLLKKDSKTGELTGAWVSVEHPILDGWGNELRLSSNAWKDFLLGRCVTELESDIDIVMPWDRLPNGWEDTTRSWMQQPEWWEFDPIERLLELARMSRIQRLYVHAPDTGEPVELRQYISQLPPDQYRVSGFAPVRLAVFFPKSKLSVVTRVTESERRDRWTRRLMDLPTARAVVVLAPDAPVMTKVVDVPDPIASPGFERFLSGAMVSSGQTLPDLERVYEARRSEVARLEEIGAEILELQEDDKKSRSGRSGQAARPIAYRSPTRVDSGKTALALPESLEVDSDGSLA
- a CDS encoding replication-relaxation family protein, translated to MEASPNTPVSRTSRYRRCPTAKPLVALTPIKRKLLRFLVECRVLSLPQLISLGQLSPKGTRRQMRQLFDAGLVEVVAVSRAALAPEDAPADETLLYGSAPNLYVPTTAAVRALVELGIVDSRYLGHGYPTYSPKNGLFLRHELLVRDVRVWLEGMASQEVGKTLRWEDGTGAALELGEKLTLKPDAWFVFEITQKERPLVLVGLVEVDRGTERGKTRWAEKLTRYHALFSSDKLLEHTGYKNARVLVLCPDDARRERLAALIAELAGDERLAGKFWLITVPALNQTGLHDPQWQVVGQTSLRTLL